The following coding sequences lie in one Epinephelus moara isolate mb chromosome 17, YSFRI_EMoa_1.0, whole genome shotgun sequence genomic window:
- the htra3b gene encoding serine protease HTRA3: MQILLYTAVFLYLKESASTEPIDKCPTRCDVSTCPSPSCPSGYVPDRCNCCLVCAQGEGEPCGRKDDLPCGDGLECKHPAGKRLSKGFCRCKFSHEVCGSDGKTYGNVCQLKATSRKAQQQGLPSISQIQKGPCEASTGPSHPASPRYKFNFIADVVEKIAPAVVHIELFLRHPLFGRNIPLSSGSGFVMSDNGLIVTNAHVVSSTTPVSGQQHLKVQMHNGDVYEASIKDIDKKSDIATIKINTQMKLPVLFLGHSADLRPGEFVVAIGSPFALQNTVTTGIVSTAQRDGKELGLRDSDMDYIQTDAIINYGNSGGPLVNLDGEVIGINTLKVAAGISFAIPSDRIIRFLNDSLDKHNKDVRSIKKRFIGIRMLTITPALIEELKQQNPDFPNVTSGIYVHEVVPHSPAQKGGIKDGDIIVKLNGKPLMATADLQGALQEDTALLLEVRRDNDDLLFNIEPDIIMQ, from the exons atgcaaatcctcCTGTACACAGCTGTGTTCCTTTACCTCAAGGAGTCTGCCAGCACAGAGCCAATAGACAAGTGTCCAACACGGTGCGATGTGAGTACCTGTCCGAGCCCCAGCTGCCCCAGCGGCTACGTGCCGGACCGCTGCAACTGCTGCCTGGTGTGCGCccagggagagggagagccgtGCGGCCGCAAGGACGACCTGCCATGCGGGGACGGACTGGAGTGCAAACACCCGGCGGGCAAGCGACTCTCCAAGGGCTTCTGTCGGTGCAAGTTTAGCCACGAAGTGTGCGGCAGCGACGGGAAGACGTACGGCAACGTGTGCCAGCTGAAGGCGACCAGCAGGAAGGCGCAGCAGCAGGGACTGCCGAGCATCAGCCAGATCCAGAAGGGACCGTGTGAAGCCAGCACAG GTCCTTCACATCCTGCCAGTCCTCGTTACAAGTTTAACTTCATAGCTGATGTGGTGGAGAAAATCGCTCCTGCTGTGGTCCACATCGAACTCTTCCTCAG GCATCCTCTGTTTGGTCGGAACATCCCTCTGTCAAGTGGGTCTGGGTTTGTGATGTCAGATAACGGACTGATTGTCACCAACGCCCATGTAGTCTCCAGCACCACACCAGTGTCCGGTCAACAGCATCTCAAG GTCCAGATGCATAATGGTGATGTATATGAAGCCAGCATAAAAGACATTGACAAAAAATCAGACATTGCCACCATCAAAATCAATACACAG ATGAAACTGCCTGTATTGTTTCTGGGCCACAGTGCAGACCTAAGACCTGGGGAGTTTGTGGTTGCAATTGGCAGCCCCTTCGCTCTCCAAAACACTGTCACCACAGGCATCGTCAGCACAGCCCAGAGAGATGGCAAGGAGCTAGGCCTCAGGGACTCTGACATGGACTACATCCAGACAGATGCTATAATCAAT TACGGGAATTCAGGAGGACCTCTTGTCAATTTG GATGGGGAGGTGATTGGCATCAACACCCTGAAGGTTGCAGCAGGAATCTCATTTGCCATTCCCTCCGACAGGATAATTCGCTTTCTCAATGATTCACTCGACAAGCACAATAAGG ATGTGAGGTCAATAAAGAAGCGTTTCATTGGAATAAGGATGCTCACCATCACACCAGC GTTAATTGAAGAGCTAAAACAGCAGAACCCAGACTTCCCTAATGTTACCAGTGGGATTTATGTCCATGAGGTTGTTCCTCACTCACCTGCACAGAA aGGCGGTATAAAAGATGGTGACATTATTGTGAAACTGAATGGCAAACCTCTGATGGCCACCGCTGACCTGCAGGGGGCACTGCAGGAGGACACAGCCCTACTGCTGGAGGTCAGGAGAGACAATGATGACCTGCTCTTCAACATCGAACCTGATATTATCATGCAGTAG